The following proteins are encoded in a genomic region of Arachis ipaensis cultivar K30076 chromosome B02, Araip1.1, whole genome shotgun sequence:
- the LOC107624343 gene encoding vacuolar protein sorting-associated protein 8 homolog isoform X2, producing the protein MELDIHSFLPSDEEDDAADHHRRTVDDILNDCSSSSSSPSPPSSPSTSSSKPFHPLQNSQTTLPIPQSHLHQYNSARPASFSRVKPHDPFSNRVTRPPPFSSLLGGVRSNAKPGAALAAAAAASRSVPTPHAAAIKSRRSLQKLAALGSGELSSSIGGIGDDSDVSSRSELGEGTSDRFEGFESGVVEKFDELERKVEDFRDHSERSDGVGVVDTEVDVGANIGVENDSEKRDLDEVDNENDDSEKNVVSSAPFDHDDDDVDKENEKKIDATIITNVVVDDDLDVGEKRITEDGLKSEIIMVREEVVNDGAFVEESKSEVNDIVGDGDGDDGGSLVSDNVSELVEERLEELESKTAAKIAEKKLESLKKPLELAEELEKKHASTGMHLEEGAAAQPMRLEGIRRGSTTLGYFDVDADNAVTRAISSQAFRREHGSAQVLAAHANYIAVGMAKGLIVVVPSKYSIHHADSIDGKMLMLGMQGDRTHAPVTSMSFNQQGDLLLAGYGDGHVTIWDVQKGVVAKVISGEHTSPVVHAFFLGQDPQNTRQFKAVTGDCKGLVLLHSISVVPLLNRFTIKTQCLLDGQKTGLVLSASPLLPDEYSGSASPYSQGSTTAAASSISSMMGGVVGGDAPWKLFNEGSSLVEEGVVVFVTHQTALVVRLSPTLQVYAQLSRPDGIREGSMPYTAWKYMAQTCSSAENTSADAVERVSLLAIAWERKVQVAKLIKSELKVYGKWSLDSAAIGLAWLDDQMLVVLTSTGQMYLCAKDGTVIHQTSFGVDGIGGDDLISYHTHFINIFGNPEKDYHNSVAVRGASIYILGPMHLVVSRLLPWKERILVLRKAGDWMGALNMAMTLYDGHAHGVVDLPRTLDAVHEAIMPFLLELLTSYVDEVFSYISVAFCNQIGKLDESSDSSSRSNSVHSEIKEQYTRVGGVAVEFCCHIKRTDILFDKIFSKFVDVNVQQRETFLELLEPYILKDMLGSLPPEIMQELVEHYSAKGWLQRVEQCVLHMDISSLDFNQVVRLCREHGLYSALVYLFNKGLNDYRAPLEELFEVLQNSQKDSAVALGYRMLVYLKYCFTGLAFPPGRGTIPPTRLQSLRKELVEFLLEDSNASKSQAKSNLVAKQPCLNVYLLLELDTEATLDVLRCAFDEDEISITGSSSLNSVDQSIEEAKEENGVTEHQSTLVQNTVDALVKLIDMKSVSPDTTSTSGDDGLKWPLKDMGYLFEFIAYYVALQRAKISKDVLCQIFEYLTSERYSATNVLVHGSTPKNREKQVLALLEILPDSDWDSSYVLELCERAQYHQVCGFIHSIRHEYVAALDSYMKDFNEPVHAFSFINTMLSRLTNNDHATIRSDIISRIPELVELSRQGTFHMVISHFSDENSRIITELHSHPRSLFLYLKTLIELHLFGTLDLSNLRKGNLSNEKPVKDDSQVLSDYIENISNFPKYIRENPIHVPDDLIELYLELLCQYEGGSVLKFLEKFDSYRVEHCLRLCQQYGIIDAAAFLLERVGDVGSALVLTLSDLNDKFVEVDDAVEAVVSKRSLRGSSHTEVFNAVLRMKEVNDMLNLLRACIGLCQRNTPRLNPEEAEAHWFKLLDSFCEPFMDSNVEERAYERKHYFGMLDGPENSLLDNESYKSRWKISKSRNGHIMRKLLSQFIKEIVEGMIGFVHLPTIMSKLLSDNGTQEFGDFKFTILGMLGIYGFERRILDAAKSLIEDDTFYTMSLLKKGASHGYAPRTILCCICNGLLTKNSTSSGIRIFNCGHASHLHCEGLEIESSRKGSISGCPVCMPSQKPQQSRNKSAIVDNGLISRFSTRRQPPRGSPIPPHENDLAENSYGHQQISRFEILNSLQKNERFIQIENLPQLRLAPPAVYHEKVNKVIDFHAGESSSSSSAVLEKQSRNNKQSRELRVKGSSIRFPLKSTIFDF; encoded by the exons ATGGAGCTCGACATCCACTCCTTCCTCCCTTCCGACGAAGAAGATGACGCCGCCGATCACCACCGCCGCACCGTCGACGACATCCTCAACGACtgttcatcttcctcttcttctccctctcctccttcTTCGCCTTCCACTTCTTCTTCTAAACCCTTCCACCCGCTGCAAAATTCCCAAACTACCCTTCCGATCCCTCAATCTCATCTTCATCAGTATAATTCAGCAAGACCCGCTTCCTTCTCTCGGGTCAAACCTCATGACCCGTTTTCCAACCGAGTCACGCGCCCGCCGCCGTTTTCCTCGCTGCTGGGCGGTGTTAGGTCTAATGCCAAGCCTGGAGCCGCGCTGGCGGCGGCTGCAGCAGCTTCTAGATCCGTCCCGACGCCGCATGCCGCGGCGATTAAGTCACGGAGGAGTTTGCAGAAGCTCGCGGCGTTGGGAAGTGGGGAATTGAGTAGTTCGATCGGTGGAATTGGCGATGATTCTGATGTTTCTTCTAGAAGTGAGTTGGGAGAGGGGACTAGTGACAGATTCGAGGGGTTTGAGTCTGGTGTGGTTGAGAAATTCGATGAGTTAGAAAGGAAAGTTGAGGATTTTAGGGATCATAGTGAGCGTAGCGATGGTGTTGGTGTTGTTGATACTGAGGTTGATGTTGGTGCTAACATTGGGGTGGAGAATGATTCTGAGAAGAGGGATTTAGATGAGGTTGACAATGAGAATGATGATTCTGAGAAGAATGTAGTTAGTTCTGCACCTTTTgaccatgatgatgatgatgttgataaaGAGAACGAGAAGAAAATTGATGCAACTATTATTACTaatgttgttgttgatgatgatcTTGATGTTGGTGAGAAGAGGATAACTGAGGATGGATTGAAGAGTGAGATCATTATGGTAAGAGAAGAGGTAGTGAATGATGGTGCTTTTGTGGAAGAGAGTAAGAGTGAGGTGAATGATATTgtaggtgatggtgatggtgatgatggTGGTAGTTTGGTAAGTGATAATGTTAGTGAGTTGGTTGAGGAGAGGCTTGAGGAGCTGGAAAGTAAAACGGCTGCTAAGATAGCAGAGAAGAAACTAGAGTCTTTGAAGAAGCCGCTTGAATTGGCGGAAGAATTGGAGAAGAAGCATGCTTCCACTGGTATGCATTTGGAAGAGGGCGCTGCTGCGCAGCCTATGAGACTAGAGGGCATTAGGAGGGGCTCCACAACACTTGGATATTTCGATGTTGATGCAGATAATGCTGTCACTAGGGCCATCTCTTCCCAAGCATTCAGGCGGGAACATGGTTCTGCACAAGTGTTGGCAGCTCATGCCAATTACATTGCAGTAGGAATGGCCAAGGGACTCATTGTTGTAGTGCCAAGCAAGTATTCCATTCATCATGCTGACAGCATTGATGGAAAG ATGTTGATGCTTGGTATGCAAGGTGATCGAACACATGCTCCTGTAACATCCATGTCTTTCAACCAGCAAGGAGACCTTCTTTTAGCTGGTTATGGGGATGGTCATGTCACAATTTGGGATGTACAGAAAGGTGTAGTGGCAAAAGTTATTAGTGGAGAGCATACATCACCGGTGGTACATGCATTTTTTCTTGGACAGGATCCTCAGAATACTCGTCAATTTAAAGCCGTCACTGGTGATTGTAAGGGTCTGGTTCTCTTACACAGTATCTCAGTGGTCCCTTTGCTTAATAGGTTCACCATTAAAACTCAG TGTCTTCTTGATGGGCAAAAAACGGGCTTGGTACTGTCAGCTTCACCACTCCTTCCTGATGAATATAGTGGTAGTGCGTCACCTTATTCCCAGGGGAGCACCACAGCCGCAGCCAGCAGTATAAGTAGTATGATGGGAGGTGTTGTTGGAGGAGATGCTCCTTGGAAACTCTTCAACGAAGGCTCTTCTTTGGTTGAAGAAGGTGTCGTTGTATTTGTCACACATCAGACTGCTTTGGTG GTACGACTAAGTCCTACATTGCAAGTTTATGCCCAACTTTCTAGGCCAGATGGAATTCGGGAGGGTTCCATGCCATATACCGCATGGAAATACATGGCACAAACATGTAGTTCTGCTG AAAATACGTCGGCTGATGCTGTTGAAAGAGTATCGTTGCTTGCAATTGCCTGGGAAAGGAAGGTTCAGGTTGCGAAATTGATAAAATCTGAATTGAAAGTATATGGAAAATGGTCTCTTGACAGTGCAGCCATAGGTCTGGCATGGTTAGATGATCAG ATGCTGGTAGTTCTCACTTCAACTGGACAAATGTATCTATGTGCCAAGGATGGAACTGTGATTCACCAAACAAGCTTTGGTGTAGACGGTATTGGAGGCGATGATCTGATTTCTTATCATACTCACTTCATCAATATATTTGGAAACCCTGAGAAAGATTATCATAACTCTGTTGCTGTAAGAGGAGCTTCTATTTACATACTTGGTCCGATGCATCTTGTTGTTTCCCGTCTTCTTCCCTGGAAAGAACGTATTCTAGTTTTGCGGAAAGCGGGTGACTGGATGGGTGCCTTGAACATGGCAATGACTCTTTATGATGGCCATGCTCATGGGGTTGTTGACCTTCCTAGAACCTTGGACGCAGTGCATGAGGCCATAATGCCCTTCTTGTTGGAGTTGCTTACATCATATGTTGATGAAGTATTCTCCTATATTTCAGTGGCCTTCTGCAATCAAATTGGAAAACTGGATGAATCGAGTGATTCAAGTAGCAGAAGTAATTCGGTGCATTCTGAGATAAAGGAGCAATACACACGCGTTGGTGGAGTTGCTGTTGAATTCTGTTGTCATATCAAACGGACAGACATCCTTTTTGATAAAATTTTCTCGAAGTTTGTGGATGTTAATGTTCAACAGAGAG AAACATTTTTGGAGCTTCTGGAGCCATATATTTTGAAGGACATGCTTGGATCTCTACCACCGGAG ATTATGCAAGAACTGGTAGAGCATTATAGTGCTAAAGGTTGGTTACAGCGGGTTGAGCAATGTGTACTTCACATGGATATTTCATCATTGGATTTTAATCAG GTGGTCAGATTATGCCGGGAGCATGGCCTGTATAGTGCCCTGGTGTATCTCTTTAATAAAGGACTAAATGACTATAGGGCACCTCTGGAGGAGCTCTTTGAAGTCTTACAAAATAGCCAAAAGGATAGTGCTGTTGCACTTGG GTACAGGATGCTGGTTTACCTCAAGTACTGTTTTACAGGTCTTGCTTTTCCACCAG GCCGTGGAACTATTCCTCCTACACGCTTGCAATCTCTTAGAAAGGAACTTGTAGAGTTTTTGTTAGAAGACTCTAATGCTTCGAAATCACAGGCAAAATCAAACTTAGTTGCAAAACAACCCTGTCTGAATGTATATCTTCTCTTAGAGTTGGACACTGAAGCTACATTAGATGTCCTTAGATGTGCGTTTGATGAAGATGAAATTTCAATTACTGGTTCATCTTCACTGAACTCGGTTGATCAATCCATTGAAGAAGCAAAAGAGGAAAATGGTGTTACTGAACATCAAAGTACTTTGGTTCAGAACACAGTAGATGCTCTTGTTAAATTAATTGATATGAAATCTGTTTCACCAGACACGACCTCTACCAGTGGTGATGATGGGTTGAAGTGGCCATTGAAGGACATGGGTTATCTGTTTGAGTTCATTGCCTATTATGTCGCTCTCCAAAGAGCTAAAATCTCAAAGGATGTACTGTGTCAAATATTTGAATATTTGACATCAGAGAGGTACTCTGCAACAAATGTCTTGGTTCATGGTTCAACTCCAAAAAATAGAGAGAAACAAGTGCTTGCACTTTTGGAAATACTGCCTGATTCAGACTGGGATTCATCATATGTACTAGAACTTTGTGAGAGAGCTCAATATCACCAA GTTTGTGGATTTATTCATTCCATTAGACATGAGTATGTGGCTGCACTGGATAGTTACATGAAAGATTTTAATGAGCCTGTTCATGCTTTCTCCTTTATCAACACAATGCTCTCACGGTTGACTAACAACGACCATGCTACTATTCGATCAGACATCATATCTCGAATTCCTGAGTTGGTTGAACTAAGCAG GCAGGGCACATTTCATATGGTTATCAGTCATTTTAGTGATGAAAATTCTCGTATCATCACTGAACTTCACTCTCATCCAAGAAGTCTGTTCCTTTATTTAAAGACACTCATTGAGCTTCACTTGTTTGGTACCCTAGACTTGTCTAATTTGAGAAAGGGTAATCTTTCTAATGAAAAGCCAGTTAAGGATGACTCACAAGTACTAAGTGATTATATAGAAAATATATCTAATTTCCCCAAATACATTCGTGAAAATCCTATCCATGTACCGGATGATCTGATTGAGCTTTACCTAGAG TTACTATGCCAGTATGAAGGTGGTTCAGTTCTCAAGTTTCTTGAAAAGTTTGATAGCTATCGCGTGGAACATTGTTTACGCCTATGCCAACAATATGGCATTATAGATGCTGCTGCATTCTTACTAGAAAGAGTTGGTGATGTGGGTAGCGCTCTTGTACTTACGCTCTCTGATTTGAATGATAAGTTTGTTGAAGTTGATGATGCTGTGGAAGCTGTAGTCTCAAAACGTTCCTTACGTGGTTCTTCCCATACAGAAGTTTTCAACGCTGTCTTAAGAATGAAAGAG GTAAATGACATGCTCAATTTACTACGTGCCTGTATTGGTCTGTGTCAGCGGAACACCCCTCGACTAAATCCTGAGGAGGCAGAAGCTCATTGGTTTAAACTACTTGACTC ATTTTGTGAGCCATTTATGGATTCAAATGTTGAAGAGAGAGCATATGAAAGAAAACATTATTTTGGGATGCTAGATGGACCGGAAAATTCACTACTGGATAATGAAAGCTATAAGAGCAGATGGAAAATCTCTAAGTCTCGTAATGGTCATATAATGAGAAAACTGCTAAGCCAGTTTATCAAAGAAATTGTTGAGGGAATGATCGGTTTTGTTCACCTTCCAACTATCATGTCTAAACTGCTTTCTGATAATGGAACTCAAGAATTTGGGGATTTCAAATTTACCATATTGGGCATGCTGGGAATATACGGCTTCGAAAGAAGAATTCTG GATGCCGCGAAATCCTTGATAGAGGATGATACATTTTATACTATGAGTTTACTCAAGAAAGGGGCCTCTCACGGATATGCTCCGAGGACTATACTGTGCTGTATTTGCAATGGCCTGCTTACGAAGAACTCCACTAGCTCTGGAATTCGAATTTTCAACTGCGGTCATGCAAGTCATCTACACTGCGAAGGTTTAGAAATCGAGTCATCAAGAAAAGGATCTATATCTGGATGCCCGGTATGCATGCCTAGCCAGAAACCCCAGCAGTCTAGAAACAAATCAGCCATCGTTGACAATGGCTTGATCAGCAGATTCTCTACAAGACGCCAACCCCCACGTGGAAGCCCCATTCCTCCGCATGAAAATGATTTAGCAGAGAATTCTTATGGACATCAACAGATATCACGG TTTGAGATCTTGAACAGCTTGCAGAAAAATGAGAGATTTATTCAGATAGAAAACTTGCCTCAATTGAGGCTTGCCCCACCTGCTGTATACCATGAAAAGGTAAATAAGGTGATAGATTTTCATGCCGGGGAAAGTAGCAGTAGTAGTTCTGCAGTTTTGGAGAAACAAAGTAGAAACAACAAGCAAAGCCGGGAGCTAAGAGTTAAGGGTTCATCAATCAGATTTCCCTTAAAATCAACTATATTTG ATTTCTAA